A genomic stretch from Spongiibacter nanhainus includes:
- the rsmD gene encoding 16S rRNA (guanine(966)-N(2))-methyltransferase RsmD, which yields MPKPSRGRPRPPGKQSADGVVRIIGGQWRGRKLPFYSAEGLRPTGDRIRETVFNWLAPYIEGARCLDLFAGSGALGLEALSRGAASCDFIDSQARSIEQINTHLSTLQCSLGSTHCQRAEHFLNANPATWDIIFLDPPFSQNLLEPTLRQLDDNTNAARFIYIEVDKNTPYIAPTQWREVKQKISGQVRYSLWENPIE from the coding sequence ATGCCCAAACCCTCCCGAGGCCGCCCTCGCCCACCAGGAAAACAATCCGCCGACGGCGTTGTGCGCATTATTGGCGGGCAGTGGCGGGGCCGAAAGCTTCCCTTCTACAGCGCAGAGGGCCTGCGACCCACCGGCGATCGCATTCGGGAAACGGTATTCAACTGGCTGGCCCCCTATATTGAAGGCGCTCGCTGCCTGGACCTGTTTGCCGGCTCCGGTGCACTGGGTCTCGAAGCGCTGTCCCGGGGCGCCGCGTCCTGCGACTTCATCGATAGCCAGGCTCGAAGCATTGAGCAAATCAACACCCACCTCAGCACCCTGCAATGCTCCTTGGGCTCAACCCACTGTCAACGGGCGGAGCACTTTCTCAACGCCAACCCCGCCACTTGGGATATCATTTTTCTCGACCCACCGTTTAGTCAAAACCTGCTGGAACCGACTCTTCGCCAGCTGGACGACAATACCAATGCGGCACGCTTTATTTACATCGAAGTGGATAAAAACACCCCGTATATTGCGCCTACCCAGTGGCGAGAGGTGAAACAAAAAATCAGCGGCCAGGTTCGTTACAGCCTGTGGGAAAATCCAATTGAGTAA
- a CDS encoding DUF484 family protein, with the protein MDTANNSASKKNDSPSEEEVGRYLRNHPGFFLNNEDILAELKLAHKSGKAVSLLERQVEVLRERNMDMRNRLSTLLDNAQHNDLLFEQSKALILGLLEAKRPEELSNTLCRRLVADFESIDYASLILFGDPTRMGNQQLRVVSAAEADRHIGGLLRGGKGVCGVLRGEELSFLFGRAADHIGSAALIPIHPGGMQGVLAIASKDPQHFKSSMGTLFLDYIGDVIDRVLPRLIR; encoded by the coding sequence GTGGATACTGCCAACAACAGCGCCAGCAAGAAAAATGACTCCCCCTCTGAAGAAGAAGTGGGACGCTACCTGCGCAACCACCCCGGCTTCTTTCTCAACAACGAGGATATCCTCGCCGAGTTGAAGTTAGCCCACAAAAGCGGCAAGGCGGTGAGTTTGCTGGAGCGTCAGGTGGAAGTGTTGCGGGAGCGCAATATGGATATGCGCAATCGCCTCAGTACACTGCTGGACAATGCCCAGCACAACGACCTGTTGTTCGAGCAGAGCAAGGCCTTGATTCTCGGCTTGCTGGAAGCCAAGCGGCCAGAGGAGTTGAGCAATACCCTGTGTCGGCGCCTGGTGGCCGATTTTGAGAGCATCGACTACGCCAGTCTGATTCTATTTGGCGACCCGACCCGAATGGGCAATCAACAGCTTCGGGTGGTCAGTGCCGCTGAGGCGGATCGCCATATCGGTGGTTTGCTGCGCGGCGGCAAGGGTGTGTGCGGTGTCTTGCGAGGTGAAGAATTGAGCTTTCTGTTTGGCCGTGCTGCCGATCATATTGGTTCAGCAGCCTTGATCCCCATTCACCCCGGTGGCATGCAGGGTGTTCTGGCCATCGCCAGCAAAGACCCACAGCACTTTAAGTCCAGTATGGGTACTTTATTTCTGGACTATATTGGCGATGTGATTGACCGGGTGCTGCCGCGCTTAATTCGCTAA
- the ftsE gene encoding cell division ATP-binding protein FtsE, producing MIEFDQVSKRYPGGHEALKQLSFQMPAGDMRFLTGHSGAGKSTLLKLIMVMERATSGQVVVNGHNLTRLPARRIPELRRRIGVVFQNHQLLFDRSVFDNVALPLVIAGYGHRDIGRRVRAALDKVGLLDKERQNPISLSGGEQQRVGIARAVVNKPALLLADEPTGNLDPQLSAEIMHLFEQFKQVGVTVLIATHDLSLIARMPYRLLSLRNGQLVTAGGGDDVAQ from the coding sequence ATGATTGAATTCGACCAGGTCAGCAAGCGTTACCCCGGCGGCCACGAGGCGCTAAAGCAACTGAGCTTCCAGATGCCAGCTGGGGACATGCGCTTTTTGACCGGTCACAGCGGTGCCGGTAAGAGTACCCTGCTCAAGCTGATTATGGTGATGGAGCGGGCTACCTCGGGTCAGGTGGTGGTCAATGGCCACAACCTAACGCGGCTGCCGGCTCGCCGCATTCCGGAGTTGCGCCGCCGTATCGGAGTGGTCTTTCAAAACCACCAGCTGCTGTTTGACCGCTCGGTGTTTGACAATGTGGCCTTGCCCCTGGTGATCGCCGGCTATGGTCACCGGGATATCGGCCGCCGGGTGCGGGCAGCGCTGGACAAGGTGGGGCTGCTGGACAAAGAGAGGCAGAACCCAATCAGCTTGTCCGGGGGTGAGCAGCAGCGAGTGGGCATTGCTCGCGCGGTAGTCAATAAACCTGCCTTGCTGTTGGCAGACGAGCCCACCGGTAACCTAGACCCCCAGCTTTCCGCAGAGATCATGCATCTGTTTGAGCAATTTAAACAGGTCGGGGTCACGGTGCTGATAGCCACTCACGATCTGTCCCTGATCGCCCGCATGCCATATCGACTACTGAGTTTGCGCAACGGCCAACTGGTTACTGCCGGTGGGGGGGATGATGTCGCCCAATAA
- a CDS encoding DUF2256 domain-containing protein: protein MPHHKLHLPQKTCPVCQRPFNWRKKWSRNWPQVVYCSERCRRQRSAEQTGHG, encoded by the coding sequence ATGCCCCACCACAAACTCCATTTACCTCAAAAAACCTGTCCGGTGTGCCAAAGGCCCTTCAACTGGCGAAAGAAATGGTCCAGAAACTGGCCCCAAGTGGTGTACTGCTCAGAGCGCTGCCGCCGCCAGCGCAGCGCTGAGCAAACAGGGCACGGATAA
- the dapF gene encoding diaminopimelate epimerase produces the protein MQLRFTKMHGLGNDFVVIDLITQRFKLKPHHIRKIADRHFGIGCDQVLAVEIPTQPDVDFRYRIYNAEGSEVEQCGNGARCFARFVRDKRLTGKQQIKVETLGGIIQLEVANNREVRVDMGEPQLDPKRIPFTADQQAADYALDVAGEQWQVGAVSMGNPHVVLTVDNVDSAPVERLGPIIESHPRFPQRVNVGFMQVVDRDHVRLRVFERGVGETLACGTGACAAAVSGVVQGRLDDTVTVDLPGGSLRIHWPGAGQPVIMTGPATTVFEGQIQL, from the coding sequence ATGCAGCTACGCTTTACGAAAATGCACGGCCTGGGTAATGATTTTGTGGTGATCGATTTGATCACCCAGCGCTTCAAACTCAAGCCCCACCATATACGCAAAATCGCCGATCGCCATTTTGGTATCGGTTGCGACCAGGTCTTGGCGGTGGAGATCCCCACTCAGCCGGACGTGGATTTCCGTTATCGAATCTACAACGCTGAGGGCAGTGAGGTTGAGCAGTGTGGCAACGGCGCTCGCTGCTTTGCCCGTTTTGTTCGGGACAAAAGACTCACCGGCAAACAGCAAATCAAAGTGGAAACCCTGGGCGGTATTATCCAGCTGGAAGTTGCCAACAATCGCGAAGTCCGGGTGGATATGGGTGAGCCCCAATTAGACCCCAAGCGTATTCCCTTTACTGCGGATCAGCAGGCGGCTGACTATGCCTTGGATGTGGCCGGCGAACAGTGGCAAGTCGGTGCGGTATCCATGGGCAACCCTCACGTGGTGCTGACAGTGGACAACGTCGACAGTGCGCCGGTGGAGCGCCTGGGGCCCATCATTGAAAGTCATCCACGATTTCCGCAGCGGGTAAATGTGGGCTTTATGCAGGTCGTGGATCGGGATCACGTCCGCCTGCGGGTCTTTGAGCGAGGAGTCGGCGAGACTCTGGCCTGTGGCACGGGCGCCTGTGCCGCTGCTGTCAGTGGTGTTGTGCAGGGGCGCTTAGACGATACGGTGACCGTCGACCTACCCGGAGGCAGCTTGCGTATCCATTGGCCGGGAGCGGGCCAGCCGGTTATTATGACGGGTCCGGCCACCACCGTGTTTGAAGGTCAAATTCAACTATAG
- the lysA gene encoding diaminopimelate decarboxylase, with protein MTAFHYQQGELFAESLSLRELARHYGTPLYVYSRQHFEHSYREYSDALQGCDHLICYAVKANSNIAVLNVLARLGAGFDIVSVGELERVLAAGGMPERIVFSGVGKKADEMRRALEVGIRCFNVESEAELERLNRVAGEMGMKAPVSIRVNPDVDAQTHPYISTGLRDNKFGIDIAKAPEVYARAAEMVNIEVVGVDCHIGSQLTDTRPFLDTLDRLLALIDRLEADGIALHHVDLGGGLGVRYRDEVPPSTADYIAAVRKGLGERALTVMFEPGRSIAANGGVLLTEVEYLKLNPHKNFAVVDAAMNDNIRPALYGAWTEILPLSPRSDGEERHYDIVGPVCETGDFLAKDRALRIEQGDLLAVASCGAYGFTMSSNYNTRGRAAEIMVDGDQHYLIRERETVADLMRGEHVLPE; from the coding sequence ATGACAGCTTTCCACTACCAACAAGGCGAGTTGTTCGCCGAATCTTTGTCGCTCCGTGAACTTGCCCGGCATTACGGAACGCCTTTGTATGTGTACTCCCGGCAGCATTTCGAGCACAGCTATCGGGAGTACAGTGACGCCCTGCAGGGCTGTGATCATCTGATTTGCTATGCGGTAAAGGCAAACTCCAATATTGCGGTACTGAACGTGCTGGCTCGGCTCGGCGCGGGCTTTGATATCGTGTCTGTGGGTGAGCTGGAGCGTGTGCTGGCCGCCGGTGGCATGCCGGAGCGGATCGTCTTCTCGGGCGTTGGCAAGAAGGCGGACGAAATGCGCCGCGCCCTCGAGGTGGGGATTCGCTGTTTTAATGTTGAGTCCGAGGCTGAGCTGGAGCGCCTTAACCGTGTTGCCGGCGAAATGGGCATGAAGGCGCCGGTGTCGATCCGCGTGAACCCGGACGTCGACGCCCAGACTCACCCCTACATTTCCACTGGTCTGCGGGACAATAAATTCGGTATTGATATTGCCAAGGCACCGGAGGTGTATGCCCGGGCGGCAGAAATGGTAAATATCGAGGTGGTGGGGGTGGACTGCCATATCGGTTCCCAGTTGACAGATACCCGGCCATTTCTCGATACCTTGGATCGGCTGCTGGCGCTGATTGACCGCCTGGAGGCCGATGGTATTGCCCTGCACCACGTCGATCTTGGCGGAGGCCTGGGCGTGCGCTATCGAGACGAAGTGCCGCCTTCAACCGCCGATTACATCGCCGCGGTGCGTAAAGGGCTGGGAGAGCGTGCGCTGACGGTCATGTTTGAGCCCGGTCGCTCCATCGCCGCCAATGGCGGTGTGTTGCTGACTGAGGTGGAATATCTGAAGCTCAATCCCCACAAAAATTTTGCGGTGGTGGATGCGGCCATGAACGACAATATTCGCCCCGCACTCTACGGTGCCTGGACCGAGATTCTGCCGCTGAGTCCCCGCAGTGACGGTGAGGAACGTCACTACGATATCGTTGGGCCGGTGTGTGAAACCGGTGATTTTCTCGCCAAAGATCGTGCTTTGCGCATTGAGCAGGGCGATCTATTGGCGGTGGCATCCTGCGGCGCCTATGGATTTACCATGAGTTCCAATTACAATACCCGGGGACGCGCCGCTGAAATCATGGTCGATGGTGATCAGCATTACCTGATTCGCGAGCGCGAAACTGTCGCCGACCTGATGCGGGGCGAACACGTGTTGCCAGAGTGA
- the ftsY gene encoding signal recognition particle-docking protein FtsY, producing the protein MTDHSSDTSNAPEDNGVEPPVKKKGLFARLKESFVGSEEELAAAEGFIADEEVAPWQHLELSPEEQASLLVRFREGLSKTGAQLGEGMANLFLGRKEIDEELLEEIETHLLMADVGVDATSEIIGNLTQRMSRNELDNPEALYVALQEELRVMLEPAEQELQIPESENPYVILMVGVNGVGKTTTIGKLAKQFQAGGRSVMLAAGDTFRAAAVEQLQVWGERNDVPVIAQHTGADSASVLFDGLQAAKARGVDILIADTAGRLHNKDNLMEELKKVVRVLKKLDPDAPHEVMLVLDAGTGQNAMAQAKHFQEAVGVTGLTLTKLDGTAKGGIVFAISKQLGIPIRFIGVGEGILDLRPFRADEFVGALFGWQRAQ; encoded by the coding sequence ATGACAGACCACTCTTCCGATACCTCCAATGCGCCGGAGGACAATGGCGTTGAACCTCCAGTAAAGAAAAAAGGGCTGTTCGCACGCCTGAAGGAATCCTTTGTCGGCTCCGAGGAAGAGCTGGCGGCGGCGGAAGGCTTTATTGCCGACGAGGAAGTGGCACCGTGGCAGCACCTTGAGCTGTCACCAGAGGAGCAGGCATCACTGCTGGTACGCTTCCGAGAGGGCCTGAGTAAGACGGGCGCCCAGCTGGGCGAGGGTATGGCCAACCTCTTTCTCGGTCGCAAAGAAATCGACGAAGAGCTGCTGGAAGAGATAGAAACCCACCTGCTGATGGCAGATGTGGGGGTAGACGCCACCTCGGAAATCATTGGCAATTTGACCCAGCGGATGTCCCGCAATGAGTTGGACAACCCTGAGGCCTTGTACGTCGCGCTGCAAGAAGAGCTGCGGGTGATGTTGGAGCCCGCAGAGCAGGAACTGCAGATACCAGAAAGCGAGAACCCCTATGTCATTTTGATGGTGGGGGTGAACGGTGTGGGTAAAACCACTACCATCGGTAAATTGGCCAAGCAGTTTCAGGCCGGTGGCCGCTCGGTGATGCTGGCGGCCGGGGATACCTTCCGTGCGGCGGCAGTGGAGCAGCTGCAAGTCTGGGGTGAGCGCAACGATGTGCCGGTTATTGCACAACATACTGGCGCCGACAGCGCCTCGGTGTTGTTTGATGGTTTGCAGGCGGCAAAGGCCAGGGGGGTGGATATCCTGATCGCCGATACCGCTGGTCGCCTGCACAATAAAGACAACCTGATGGAAGAGTTGAAAAAGGTCGTGCGAGTGTTGAAAAAGCTCGACCCCGATGCGCCCCACGAAGTCATGTTAGTGCTGGATGCCGGCACCGGCCAAAATGCCATGGCTCAGGCCAAACACTTCCAGGAGGCGGTAGGGGTAACCGGCCTGACGCTGACAAAATTAGATGGCACTGCAAAGGGGGGGATCGTGTTTGCCATCAGCAAGCAGTTGGGTATCCCCATTCGTTTTATTGGCGTGGGAGAGGGGATTCTCGACCTGCGCCCCTTCCGCGCTGATGAATTTGTCGGCGCTCTGTTTGGCTGGCAGCGCGCACAATGA
- a CDS encoding class I adenylate cyclase, with protein MSEPESLSPLFDRGIDVPRMGEIRARFLELNQQRLRRARSVLPSRQQVFFDLLPLLFHINHPMLPGYHSQQAPCGIDNYRADAKTLERVRQHIARGFSYPTQAPVENQIRSLFLMGSCGSVGHGDSSDLDVWLCHRSGLEANALQQLHDKAAGVARWAAELGLDVHFFLMDSAQFRRGENERLSADAAGTSQHYLLLDEFYRSALLMAGRYPVWWLVPPEEEVNYREYVALLHTQGYIGADESIDFGGVGRIPAGEFIGAGIWQLYKAIASPYKAILKLLLTEAYASQFPKVSPLSLTLKEAVYHQALSADQADPYLLMYWRLEDYLRGRGEFDRLELVRRAFYFKTELRLSGSVGPRHAWRRDLLADLIAQWQWPWESVLGLDTRHRWKLRRVREEHRFLVAELTHSYRFLREFATSSNSAALIRSEDMVLLGRKLFAAFERKHNKIEWLNPGIAPDISEAQLYVHRDGFGEQRRWLVSASSQHSFDADSVLEENRRLSGLLCWCICNGLLTASSRLRLVGRRDSLTDTQLQQLADHLRRHLPPGLAAADAERHVDFSRPKRVEKLLIYPNVDRDALSHLGGGLGYQASHYPVYSVELVVVNSWGEVVSHACRGSSALLDLLRIYQQILVSTQPGEPAPEVEVLCLHSADAPLQQHLRGLMTDIIPVFKPADGTQARYLLKLHSGFYIIQCQHEEMQLVLAQNYSQLVQCLGRGQSVYSPVILDRFCVPDSALASIIRRSTEADCYLFVHWREGEVDVFLRDERGSLAFSSMPYHSREQVIMSLSRFLHHSRLEQQGDYQIHLLELSAEGGWHSEAMDPPSDLDDGGTAPLHLEAMVQDSAETPPLFDFSCEGRRFRYQDFGADLIDRVAQELFAGAAEHLAYQTLDRLSLGPGQQTSVYWRYKHYLEDMLNAAIDQRRFHHR; from the coding sequence GTGAGTGAGCCGGAAAGCTTATCGCCCCTCTTTGACCGCGGTATTGATGTGCCGCGGATGGGGGAGATTCGCGCGCGGTTTCTGGAGCTGAATCAGCAGCGCCTGCGCCGGGCGCGCTCAGTGCTGCCCTCCCGGCAGCAGGTGTTTTTTGATCTGCTGCCGCTGCTGTTTCATATCAATCATCCCATGTTGCCCGGTTACCACAGCCAGCAGGCGCCCTGTGGCATCGATAATTACCGCGCCGATGCCAAGACCCTGGAGCGGGTTCGGCAACATATCGCCCGGGGCTTTTCCTATCCCACTCAGGCTCCAGTAGAAAACCAGATTCGCAGCCTCTTTTTGATGGGTTCCTGCGGCAGTGTCGGCCACGGCGACAGTTCGGATTTGGACGTGTGGCTCTGCCACCGCAGCGGTCTGGAGGCAAACGCCCTGCAGCAGCTCCACGACAAGGCGGCGGGGGTGGCCCGCTGGGCCGCAGAGCTGGGCCTGGATGTGCATTTCTTTTTGATGGACAGCGCCCAGTTTCGCCGCGGTGAGAATGAGCGTTTGTCCGCCGACGCGGCGGGTACCAGCCAGCACTACCTATTGTTGGATGAGTTCTACCGCAGTGCACTGCTGATGGCGGGGCGCTACCCGGTGTGGTGGTTGGTGCCGCCGGAAGAAGAGGTCAACTACCGGGAATACGTGGCACTGCTGCATACCCAGGGCTATATCGGTGCCGACGAATCTATCGATTTCGGTGGGGTGGGGCGAATTCCCGCCGGCGAGTTTATCGGTGCGGGGATCTGGCAGCTTTACAAGGCAATCGCTTCTCCCTACAAGGCCATCCTCAAGCTCCTGCTCACCGAAGCCTACGCCAGTCAGTTCCCCAAGGTTTCGCCACTGAGCCTGACGTTGAAAGAAGCGGTATATCACCAGGCGCTGAGCGCCGATCAGGCAGACCCCTATTTATTGATGTATTGGCGCTTGGAAGACTACCTCCGGGGGCGCGGTGAGTTTGACCGTTTGGAGTTGGTGCGTCGGGCCTTTTATTTTAAAACTGAGCTGCGTTTGTCGGGATCGGTGGGGCCCCGGCACGCCTGGCGACGGGATCTGCTCGCCGACCTGATTGCCCAGTGGCAATGGCCCTGGGAATCAGTACTGGGGCTGGATACCCGCCACCGCTGGAAGCTCCGCCGAGTTAGAGAGGAACACCGTTTTTTGGTGGCCGAACTGACCCACAGTTACCGTTTTTTGCGGGAGTTCGCCACCAGTAGCAATAGTGCGGCGCTGATTCGCTCAGAGGACATGGTGCTGTTGGGACGCAAATTGTTTGCCGCCTTTGAGCGCAAGCACAACAAAATTGAGTGGCTTAATCCCGGCATTGCGCCGGACATTTCTGAGGCCCAGCTCTATGTGCACCGGGATGGTTTCGGTGAACAGCGCCGCTGGCTGGTCAGTGCCAGCAGTCAGCACAGTTTTGATGCCGATAGTGTGCTTGAGGAAAATCGCCGGCTGAGTGGTTTGCTGTGCTGGTGTATTTGCAACGGCTTGCTGACGGCTTCCAGTCGGCTGCGTTTGGTGGGGCGCCGTGACAGCCTGACCGACACCCAGCTACAGCAGTTGGCTGACCACCTGCGTCGGCACCTGCCGCCGGGATTGGCAGCAGCCGATGCCGAGCGTCACGTTGATTTTTCCCGCCCCAAGCGGGTCGAGAAGTTGCTTATCTACCCCAATGTCGACCGGGATGCCCTCAGTCATCTTGGTGGCGGGCTGGGCTATCAGGCCAGTCACTATCCGGTATACAGCGTCGAGTTGGTCGTGGTTAACAGTTGGGGCGAGGTGGTGTCTCACGCCTGCCGGGGCAGCAGCGCCCTGTTGGACCTGCTGCGTATCTATCAGCAGATATTGGTTTCTACCCAGCCCGGTGAGCCAGCGCCGGAGGTGGAAGTGCTGTGCCTGCACTCCGCCGATGCCCCGTTGCAGCAGCACCTGCGCGGGCTGATGACAGATATCATCCCAGTGTTTAAGCCGGCGGACGGCACTCAAGCTCGCTACTTGCTCAAGCTTCATTCCGGTTTTTACATCATCCAGTGCCAGCACGAGGAAATGCAATTGGTACTGGCACAAAATTACAGCCAGCTAGTGCAGTGTCTTGGTCGCGGACAATCTGTATACAGCCCAGTAATTTTGGACCGTTTCTGCGTGCCGGACTCGGCGCTGGCCAGCATTATCCGTCGCAGCACGGAGGCGGACTGCTATCTATTTGTTCACTGGCGGGAAGGGGAAGTGGATGTGTTTTTGCGTGACGAGCGCGGTTCGCTGGCGTTTTCATCAATGCCTTATCACAGTCGCGAACAGGTAATAATGTCGCTGAGTCGCTTTTTGCATCACAGCCGGCTTGAGCAGCAGGGCGATTACCAGATTCACCTGCTAGAGCTGAGTGCCGAAGGGGGCTGGCACAGCGAAGCCATGGACCCGCCCAGCGATCTCGACGACGGTGGCACTGCGCCGCTACATCTGGAGGCCATGGTGCAGGACTCGGCCGAGACTCCGCCGTTGTTTGATTTCAGTTGTGAGGGTCGACGTTTCCGCTATCAGGATTTCGGTGCCGACCTGATTGACCGGGTGGCTCAGGAACTATTTGCAGGGGCGGCGGAGCACTTGGCCTACCAAACCCTGGACCGCCTCAGTCTTGGGCCAGGTCAGCAAACCTCAGTGTATTGGCGCTATAAGCACTATCTTGAAGACATGCTCAATGCGGCCATTGATCAGCGCCGCTTCCATCACCGCTAA
- a CDS encoding UDP-glucose dehydrogenase family protein: MKVTVFGIGYVGLVQAAVLAGVGHNVVCVDVNEKRVEELKNGQIPIYEPGLTPLVQDNVSAGRLDFTTDAKRGVEHGKIQFIAVGTPPDEDGSADLQYVLNVARTIAEYMQEHRIVVDKSTVPVGTADKVSAQMREVLARRGVDLGFDVVSNPEFLKEGAAVADCQRPDRIIIGTDSAAVEEKMRELYAPFNRNHDRIIVMDVRSAELTKYAANCMLATKISFMNEIANLAERLGADIEHVRQGIGSDPRIGYSFIYPGCGYGGSCFPKDVQALVRTAEKTGYQPELLKSVEAVNYRQKNKLFEHLSHYFDGDLAGKKIALWGLSFKPNTDDMRDASSRVLMEALWEVGASVQAYDPEAMNETQRIYGNRADLSLMGTKEAALNGADALVICTEWNIFKAPDFDVIKDALNYPLIVDGRNQYEPSIVESYGLAYYGIGRGRSVSVSNEA, translated from the coding sequence ATGAAAGTTACCGTATTTGGAATCGGTTATGTTGGTCTGGTGCAGGCCGCTGTGCTGGCTGGCGTCGGACACAATGTGGTTTGCGTAGACGTAAACGAAAAACGTGTTGAAGAACTCAAAAATGGTCAAATCCCCATCTACGAACCTGGCTTGACCCCTTTGGTACAGGACAACGTCAGTGCCGGTCGCTTGGATTTCACTACCGATGCCAAACGCGGTGTCGAACACGGCAAGATTCAGTTTATTGCCGTGGGTACCCCGCCCGATGAGGATGGTTCCGCCGATTTGCAATATGTGCTCAATGTCGCTCGCACTATTGCTGAATACATGCAGGAGCACCGTATCGTGGTGGATAAATCCACGGTACCGGTAGGAACCGCAGATAAAGTCAGCGCTCAAATGCGCGAGGTGCTGGCGCGGCGTGGAGTCGATCTGGGCTTTGATGTGGTGTCTAACCCCGAGTTTCTCAAGGAGGGCGCCGCGGTAGCTGATTGTCAGCGTCCGGACCGGATTATTATCGGTACCGACTCCGCCGCGGTGGAAGAAAAAATGCGGGAGCTGTACGCGCCATTTAACCGCAATCACGACCGCATTATTGTGATGGATGTGCGCAGCGCGGAACTCACCAAATACGCTGCCAACTGTATGCTGGCCACCAAAATTAGTTTTATGAATGAAATTGCCAATTTGGCAGAACGTCTTGGGGCCGATATTGAGCACGTTCGCCAGGGTATCGGTTCTGACCCTCGTATCGGTTATTCATTTATCTATCCGGGTTGCGGATACGGTGGTTCTTGTTTTCCCAAAGATGTACAGGCATTGGTCCGCACCGCTGAAAAAACCGGCTACCAGCCGGAATTGTTGAAAAGTGTCGAAGCGGTAAACTACCGCCAGAAAAACAAACTTTTTGAACATTTAAGCCATTACTTTGATGGTGATTTGGCAGGTAAGAAAATTGCCCTGTGGGGACTGTCCTTTAAACCCAACACCGACGACATGAGAGATGCTTCATCGCGGGTGTTGATGGAGGCGCTATGGGAAGTGGGGGCAAGCGTACAGGCCTATGATCCCGAGGCGATGAATGAGACTCAGCGTATTTACGGTAATCGTGCGGACCTGTCGCTTATGGGGACCAAAGAGGCAGCCTTAAACGGTGCCGATGCTTTGGTGATTTGTACAGAGTGGAATATTTTTAAGGCCCCCGATTTTGATGTTATTAAAGATGCGCTGAATTATCCGCTAATTGTTGATGGAAGAAACCAATACGAACCCAGTATTGTCGAGTCATATGGTTTGGCTTACTACGGTATTGGTAGAGGGCGAAGTGTATCGGTTTCCAATGAAGCTTAA
- a CDS encoding YfhL family 4Fe-4S dicluster ferredoxin, whose protein sequence is MALFITDECINCDVCEPVCPNDAIYQGEEIYEIDPSRCTECVGHFDEPQCQDICPIDCIPLDPNHLETPEELQQKYEQLIASG, encoded by the coding sequence ATGGCATTATTTATTACCGATGAATGCATAAATTGCGACGTCTGCGAGCCGGTGTGCCCTAACGACGCGATTTATCAGGGCGAGGAGATTTACGAAATAGACCCCAGTCGTTGTACTGAATGCGTAGGGCATTTTGATGAGCCCCAATGCCAAGATATCTGCCCTATTGACTGCATCCCGCTGGACCCCAACCATCTGGAAACTCCCGAGGAACTACAACAAAAATACGAACAATTGATCGCCAGCGGATAG
- the coaD gene encoding pantetheine-phosphate adenylyltransferase, whose protein sequence is MKRIVYPGTFDPVTRGHIDLVERASRLFDVVVIAVANSEKKQPMFNLQERMDLCAEALEHVANIEVCSFTGLTVELARQQNCSCILRGVRTVADYEYELQLANMNRALAPGLETVFLTPGESLSYVSSSLLREIASMGGDVSRFVPDNVSAALDARFGKPQ, encoded by the coding sequence ATGAAACGCATTGTTTACCCCGGCACTTTTGACCCCGTAACCCGCGGCCACATTGATTTGGTAGAGCGGGCCAGCCGCCTGTTTGATGTCGTGGTCATCGCCGTGGCCAATAGCGAGAAAAAGCAGCCCATGTTCAACCTGCAGGAGCGCATGGATCTCTGTGCCGAGGCCCTGGAGCACGTCGCCAACATCGAGGTTTGCAGTTTTACCGGACTGACTGTCGAGCTGGCCCGGCAACAAAACTGCTCCTGCATCCTTCGCGGTGTACGCACTGTTGCCGATTACGAATACGAGCTGCAGTTGGCCAATATGAACCGCGCCCTGGCACCGGGGCTGGAGACCGTTTTTCTCACTCCAGGCGAATCTCTCTCCTACGTCTCCTCATCTCTGCTTAGAGAGATCGCCAGCATGGGCGGCGATGTATCACGCTTTGTCCCCGACAATGTCAGCGCCGCACTGGATGCCCGATTTGGCAAGCCCCAATAA